The Primulina huaijiensis isolate GDHJ02 chromosome 17, ASM1229523v2, whole genome shotgun sequence genome window below encodes:
- the LOC140962466 gene encoding uncharacterized protein, which yields MPEQDDLFGDSSHHVMNSDDDLYATSSDGEDDHYVDNAYEGTSTRVLMSGASLTENIPIAPEQHLREIPQFFNEIYEEQIPDSFGIPSASRTYFYNPERPELGVKMVFKSKNDLIASVKDYSVRVLRREYIVVQSSPTIWKVKCKNWSEGGNCGWGLRASFKKNLGYFMITKYGDDHACMSTQVGIDHHNLDVNMIASILLGIVRCDPAYEIKYVRESIKEKYGYEISYAKAWQSLKRAVEVVYGTWETSVTLLPKYMGALSKYNPGTVVEWKHLRPYDHPHTVLNFVFWAFRPCIDGFRQCRNVISVDGTHMYTKYKHKLLIAVTLDANNQDLPLAFALVDEENYESWHWFLDNVARHVTRGCSGVCLIYDRHAGITSVVQDLPDFKPPRGVHRFCLRHVCSNFNSKFKNIHLKDLYWEAGIQHQVAKFNATMEAIRTNNAAAFTYLSNIPKKKMVIAS from the coding sequence ATGCCTGAGCAAGATGATTTATTTGGGGACAGTTCGCATCATGTCATGAATAGCGATGATGATTTGTATGCTACATCAAGTGACGGAGAAGATGATCATTACGTTGACAATGCATATGAAGGGACATCGACGCGTGTGTTAATGTCTGGAGCATCATTGACAGAGAACATTCCTATTGCACCAGAGCAACATTTACGTGAAATTCCCCAATTTTTCAATGAAATCTACGAAGAACAAATTCCAGATTCATTTGGTATTCCTTCTGCATCACGAACATACTTTTACAATCCTGAGAGGCCAGAGCTCGGTGTGAAAATGGTTTTTAAGAGCAAAAATGATTTAATAGCTTCAGTGAAGGATTATTCTGTTCGGGTTTTAAGACGTGAATATATCGTAGTCCAAAGTTCTCCGACAATTTGGAAGGTCAAATGCAAGAACTGGTCTGAAGGTGGCAATTGTGGGTGGGGACTTCGAGCAtcgttcaaaaaaaatttaggcTACTTCATGATCACAAAATATGGTGATGATCACGCATGCATGTCTACCCAAGTCGGCATAGATCACCACAACCTTGACGTAAACATGATAGCCAGTATACTTTTGGGAATCGTGCGTTGTGATCCTGCATACGAAATCAAATATGTGCGAGAAagtattaaagaaaaatatgggTATGAAATATCGTATGCTAAGGCATGGCAGAGTTTGAAACGCGCAGTGGAGGTAGTCTATGGCACATGGGAAACCTCTGTAACTTTGCTTCCTAAATATATGGGAGCTTTGTCGAAGTACAATCCAGGCACTGTTGTAGAATGGAAGCATCTTCGACCGTATGACCATCCACATACagttttgaactttgtgtttTGGGCATTCAGACCATGTATAGATGGTTTTCGACAGTGTCGCAACGTAATCAGTGTAGACGGTACCCATATGTACACTAAATATAAGCACAAACTACTCATAGCAGTAACATTGGATGCCAATAACCAGGATTTGCCGCTAGCATTTGCGCTCGTTGATGAAGAAAATTATGAGTCTTGGCATTGGTTCCTCGATAATGTTGCACGACATGTTACTAGAGGGTGTAGTGGTGTGTGCCTTATATATGATAGACATGCGGGTATAACAAGTGTAGTGCAAGATCTCCCTGACTTCAAGCCTCCTCGTGGTGTTCATCGTTTCTGTTTGAGGCATGTTTGCTCTAATTTCAACAGTAAGTTCAAAAACATTCATTTAAAAGACTTATATTGGGAAGCAGGGATACAACACCAAGTAGCAAAATTTAATGCGACAATGGAGGCAATTAGAACAAACAATGCGGCAGCTTTCACGTATTTGTCAaacattccaaaaaaaaaaatggtcaTTGCCTCATGA